The following proteins come from a genomic window of Lolium rigidum isolate FL_2022 chromosome 5, APGP_CSIRO_Lrig_0.1, whole genome shotgun sequence:
- the LOC124656914 gene encoding phospholipase D alpha 1-like, with product MARPDSSIKQRSAESGMTCSMDAAPGMSSKDGHAAATDVVYLHGVLEATVFEADHLHNAIHGRIIKATEKLEQSLGVHSVQHGSLYVDIDVGAARVARTREVEFHSTSPTWNQSFRLHCAYPAAAITFTVKSQHLVGASVLGRASVPTASVATGRPLELWLDLRGGEHRHETHTPRLRVRLRFADVERDPCWDAGVRLPGFEGITPAFFPERTNCNVTLYQNSHLSDGFDPSVRLADGRPYRPARLWEDMYVAIRDARHFVYVAGWSVNTAITLVRDATRMVPGAEGVTLGELLKRKADEGVAVLVMPWQDKTSVAFLGNAGIMKTHDEETRAFFHGTNVRCFLCPRDAEAALTLVQSIEISTEFTHHQKTVTLDVATKGSADGRHVVSFIGGIDLCDGRYDDENHTLFQKLDTTYSHDFMQNNFKHASLRHGGPREPWHDVHCRIEGPAAWDVLANFEHRWKKQAPRRLRGFLLDLSPATFPDPCSFNDGDDTDDSWNVQVFRSIDDASVVGFPTDPTEAAERGLTSGKDLTIDKSIQIGYVEAIRRARRFIYIENQYFLGGCASWAEDRDSGCLNLVPVEIALKVAAKIRRGERFAAYVVTPMWPEGEPASDSIQAIVRWNRLTVEMMYRIVMEAIDDAGLRGQAHPCDYLNFFCLGNREAPRPGEYVPRVKPEEGTDYWRAQASRRCPIYVHAKLMIVDDEYVIVGSANLNERSLAGNRDSEIAQGSYQPAHLNGPGGTRARGLVHGFRLSLWHEHLMGNVGEGAYLEPESVECVHAVRRAAEALWDAYTRDGVEDLRGHLLPFPISVSEFGEVTDLPADGCFPDTRAPVKGRKSATLPAILTT from the exons ATGGCGAGGCCGGACTCCTCTATAAAACAACGCTCGGCCGAGAGCGGGATGACATGCAGCATGGACGCCGCGCCGGGAATGAGCTCTAAGGACggtcacgccgccgccaccgacgtcGTGTACCTCCACGGCGTCCTCGAGGCGACGGTGTTCGAGGCCGACCACCTCCACAACGCCATCCATGGCCGCATCATCAAG GCGACGGAGAAGCTGGAGCAGTCCCTGGGCGTGCACAGCGTCCAGCACGGCAGTCTCTACGTGGACATCGACGTCGGCGCCGCGCGGGTGGCGCGCACCCGTGAGGTGGAGTTCCACTCCACCAGCCCGACATGGAACCAGTCCTTCCGCCTGCACTGCGcctaccccgccgccgccatcaccttCACCGTCAAGAGCCAGCACCTCGTCGGCGCCAGCGTCCTCGGCCGCGCCTCCGTGCCCACGGCCAGCGTCGCGACGGGGCGTCCGCTCGAGCTCTGGCTCGACCTCCGCGGCGGCGAGCACCGCCACGAGACTCACACCCCGAGGCTCCGCGTCCGGCTCCGGTTCGCGGACGTCGAGCGCGACCCGTGCTGGGACGCCGGCGTACGGCTGCCCGGCTTCGAGGGGATCACGCCGGCTTTCTTCCCTGAGCGCACCAACTGCAACGTCACGCTGTACCAGAACTCGCACCTGTCCGACGGGTTCGACCCGTCCGTCCGCCTCGCCGACGGTCGTCCTTACCGGCCGGCACGCCTGTGGGAGGACATGTACGTCGCCATACGCGACGCGCGGCACTTCGTGTACGTCGCCGGCTGGTCGGTGAACACGGCGATCACGCTGGTGCGCGACGCCACCCGGATGGTCCCCGGCGCCGAGGGCGTCACGCTGGGCGAGCTCCTGAAGCGCAAGGCCGACGAGGGGGTGGCCGTGTTGGTGATGCCGTGGCAGGACAAGACGTCCGTCGCCTTCCTTGGCAACGCCGGGATCATGAAGACGCACGACGAGGAGACCCGGGCCTTCTTCCATGGAACCAACGTGCGGTGCTTCCTCTGCCCCCGCGACGCCGAAGCCGCACTCACCTTGGTGCAGAGCATCGAGATCAGCACCGAGTTCACGCACCACCAGAAGACGGTCACCCTCGACGTTGCAACGAAGGGCTCCGCCGACGGCCGCCACGTCGTGAGCTTCATCGGCGGCATAGACCTCTGCGACGGCAG GTACGACGACGAGAACCACACGCTGTTCCAGAAACTAGACACCACGTACTCGCACGACTTCATGCAGAACAACTTCAAGCACGCCTCGCTGCGCCACGGCGGGCCGAGGGAGCCGTGGCACGACGTGCACTGCAGGATCGAGGGACCCGCGGCGTGGGACGTGCTCGCCAACTTCGAGCACCGGTGGAAGAAGCAAGCGCCGAGGAGGCTGCGCGGCTTCCTGCTCGACCTGAGCCCAGCGACGTTCCCGGATCCCTGCAGCTTCAACGATGGCGACGACACCGACGACTCGTGGAACGTGCAGGTGTTCCGGTCCATCGACGACGCGTCCGTGGTTGGGTTCCCCACCGACCCGACCGAGGCCGCCGAGAGGGGGCTGACGAGCGGCAAGGACCTCACGATCGACAAGAGCATACAGATCGGCTACGTGGAGGCCATCCGCCGCGCGCGGCGGTTCATCTACATCGAGAACCAGTACTTCCTCGGCGGGTGCGCGTCATGGGCGGAGGACCGGGACTCCGGCTGCCTGAACCTCGTGCCCGTCGAGATCGCGCTCAAGGTCGCCGCCAAGATCCGGCGCGGCGAGCGGTTCGCCGCCTACGTCGTGACGCCGATGTGGCCTGAGGGGGAGCCGGCGAGCGACTCCATCCAGGCCATCGTGCGGTGGAACCGGCTGACCGTGGAGATGATGTACCGCATCGTCATGGAGGCGATCGACGACGCCGGGCTCCGCGGCCAGGCGCACCCCTGCGACTACCTCAACTTCTTCTGCCTCGGGAACCGGGAGGCGCCGCGCCCCGGCGAGTACGTGCCACGGGTGAAGCCGGAGGAGGGCACGGACTACTGGCGCGCGCAGGCGAGCCGACGGTGCCCAATTTACGTGCACGCCAAGCTCATGATCG TGGATGACGAGTATGTTATCGTCGGCTCGGCGAACCTGAACGAGCGGTCGCTGGCCGGCAACCGGGACAGCGAGATCGCGCAGGGGAGCTACCAGCCGGCGCACCTGAACGGGCCGGGTGGCACGCGCGCCCGGGGCCTCGTGCACGGCTTCCGGTTATCGCTGTGGCACGAGCACCTCATGGGCAACGTCGGCGAGGGCGCGTACCTGGAGCCCGAGAGCGTGGAGTGCGTGCACGCGgtgcggcgggcggcggaggcgtTGTGGGACGCGTACACGagggacggggtggaggacctgCGGGGCCACCTGCTGCCGTTCCCGATCAGCGTGTCGGAGTTCGGGGAGGTGACCGACCTGCCGGCCGACGGCTGCTTCCCGGACACCAGGGCGCCGGTGAAGGGGAGGAAGTCAGCCACGCTCCCGGCCATCCTAACCACTTGA